From one Lactiplantibacillus paraplantarum genomic stretch:
- a CDS encoding endonuclease III domain-containing protein: MKGLIMTIEMLYQQMLTAMGPRHWLEAGVAPAETPWEILWGGILVQNTNWRNVDYALANLKTATAFEPERLLALSDADLTTLVRPAGFYTRKVPTLKALAGWCEQYNFDLTVMRALPAERLRHELKLLRGIGDETADYFSMYVFHQPTIIIDTYLRRLFGWLNQPLPSNYLQAQQLVMRAWHYDLTTAWEWHALVVDFGKQVKTTADFEQSFLATQRLTLGSQGSAN; encoded by the coding sequence ATGAAGGGACTTATTATGACGATTGAAATGCTGTATCAACAAATGCTAACAGCTATGGGACCGCGACACTGGCTAGAAGCTGGAGTGGCACCTGCTGAGACACCATGGGAGATTCTCTGGGGTGGCATTCTAGTACAAAATACCAACTGGCGTAATGTGGATTACGCGTTAGCAAATCTAAAAACGGCAACTGCTTTTGAACCCGAACGATTATTAGCCTTAAGTGATGCTGATTTAACAACTTTGGTTAGACCCGCGGGCTTCTATACGCGTAAAGTTCCGACATTAAAAGCTTTAGCTGGCTGGTGTGAGCAATATAATTTCGACCTAACAGTGATGCGCGCGTTACCGGCCGAACGATTGCGGCATGAATTAAAGCTGTTACGGGGTATTGGCGATGAAACGGCTGACTATTTTAGCATGTATGTTTTTCATCAGCCGACAATTATTATTGATACGTATTTACGGCGACTATTTGGCTGGCTTAACCAACCATTACCGAGCAATTACTTGCAAGCACAACAACTTGTCATGCGAGCGTGGCATTATGATTTAACGACGGCTTGGGAGTGGCATGCATTGGTTGTTGATTTTGGTAAGCAAGTTAAAACAACGGCTGACTTTGAACAATCATTTCTAGCAACGCAACGATTAACACTTGGTTCGCAAGGTTCGGCAAACTAA
- a CDS encoding NADPH-dependent FMN reductase: MKIIALVGSIRRSSYNRKLTAFVQKRYADQLDVTIPDLGALPFYDQDIELEAPADVQAFKQAVMAADGVIFVTPEYNHSVPGVLGNAIDWLSRVERPLIGKPVMILGATMGPLGTVRAQSHLRQILDSPGIGARVLPGDEFLLSTVQDKMNVAGDITDDKVVEWLDHCVADYLKFAHQLAASN, encoded by the coding sequence ATGAAGATTATCGCACTCGTCGGCAGTATTCGGCGTTCCTCATATAATCGTAAGTTGACAGCCTTTGTCCAGAAACGGTATGCTGATCAGCTGGATGTTACCATTCCAGACTTGGGCGCGTTACCTTTTTATGATCAAGACATTGAACTAGAAGCCCCCGCAGATGTGCAAGCATTTAAACAAGCTGTTATGGCGGCAGATGGGGTCATTTTTGTGACACCTGAATATAATCATAGCGTTCCCGGTGTCTTAGGGAATGCGATTGATTGGTTATCCCGTGTTGAACGGCCACTAATTGGCAAACCAGTCATGATTTTAGGTGCTACCATGGGGCCACTAGGGACGGTACGTGCACAAAGCCATTTACGTCAAATCCTAGATTCACCAGGAATTGGTGCACGAGTCTTGCCAGGGGATGAGTTCCTATTGAGCACGGTTCAAGATAAGATGAATGTGGCTGGTGATATTACGGATGATAAGGTGGTTGAATGGTTGGATCATTGTGTGGCGGACTACCTTAAGTTTGCACACCAGTTAGCTGCTAGCAACTAA
- a CDS encoding Fur family transcriptional regulator yields the protein MAEDMLTQALQQLKDHKIRVTPQRQIILNYLITHHNHPSVETIYQELAAKLPNLSLATVYNTLKLFVDLGIVIELQNGDAGTHYDFFGRPHYHVVCENCGKITDVFEPDLRSVDAKAAELSGYLVTGHNMEVYGLCPDCQKLLNVTKTTDLKRLKLTHSE from the coding sequence GTGGCAGAAGATATGTTAACTCAGGCCTTGCAGCAATTAAAGGACCATAAGATCCGCGTAACACCGCAACGGCAAATTATTCTTAACTACTTAATCACTCATCATAATCATCCATCGGTTGAAACTATCTATCAAGAATTGGCGGCCAAACTGCCTAACCTCAGTCTAGCAACGGTCTACAATACGTTGAAACTCTTTGTTGACTTGGGAATTGTGATCGAATTGCAAAACGGCGATGCCGGGACCCACTATGACTTTTTCGGCCGCCCTCATTACCACGTGGTCTGCGAAAACTGTGGTAAGATTACCGATGTTTTTGAGCCCGACCTCCGTAGTGTTGATGCCAAGGCCGCGGAACTCTCTGGTTACTTGGTCACGGGTCACAATATGGAGGTCTACGGACTATGTCCAGATTGCCAGAAATTACTCAATGTTACTAAAACTACGGATCTGAAACGGTTAAAGTTGACGCATAGTGAATAA
- a CDS encoding bacteriocin immunity protein, producing MKREVELRQQAQKDIRGLIVRLSGWPDQSGELLDIMDVLTQVDKKIATVKNPEALVNRLVNYIRSVAIKGRMHFPDDEEKLMIDLGSIGQKAGLNGAYMADYSDKSQFYGLLETIPRH from the coding sequence GTGAAACGGGAAGTTGAATTGCGACAACAGGCGCAAAAGGATATTAGGGGATTAATTGTACGGTTAAGTGGGTGGCCTGACCAGTCCGGGGAACTGTTAGACATCATGGACGTCTTGACGCAGGTTGATAAGAAAATCGCTACGGTGAAGAATCCAGAAGCCTTAGTTAATCGCTTGGTAAATTATATTCGCAGCGTCGCCATTAAGGGGCGTATGCATTTTCCGGATGATGAAGAAAAATTAATGATTGATTTAGGAAGTATTGGACAAAAGGCCGGTCTTAACGGTGCTTACATGGCTGATTATTCTGATAAATCACAATTTTATGGCCTACTGGAAACGATCCCGCGCCATTAG
- a CDS encoding PLDc N-terminal domain-containing protein, translating to MHLFYHHKHAPRSMPLQTKRRLRQRLLPVAAMELTATTIVVADVLRAKSFRRGHRLGWLLLAFVQPFGPWVYFAFGQQR from the coding sequence ATGCATTTATTTTATCATCACAAACACGCACCACGATCAATGCCATTACAGACCAAGCGGCGGTTACGGCAGCGGTTGTTGCCAGTTGCGGCGATGGAATTAACAGCGACAACGATTGTTGTTGCGGATGTCTTGCGTGCTAAATCATTTCGGCGAGGACACCGACTAGGCTGGTTGTTATTAGCATTTGTTCAGCCCTTTGGTCCGTGGGTGTATTTCGCGTTTGGTCAGCAGCGTTAG
- a CDS encoding metallophosphoesterase family protein, giving the protein MRRLQVVQISDLHLTPRGQVPVHGQRYDPWIKLANIIEDIRQLATTPDLIVFTGDLIHDGSTDDYQRLHAIVHTMEAEFDCHVRVLLGNHDRRAAFYDGYLPADPGPYYANRMRIGNNDFYFLDSKVSGYEAGWLPPAQLQWLGKHLRQAPTKRAFLFLHHPLDGPTMTNMHYAILQNTPALLSVLRGHNLGGVFAGHVHFVSNYLIGDNILNVVAGSAAYAIDCHDPHHHYIYEGSSYQIITIDRGQVGVTTRQLLHGKTVIDELTIPNTNFVERVPKGYESR; this is encoded by the coding sequence GTGCGACGATTGCAAGTTGTTCAGATTTCTGATTTGCATCTTACACCGCGGGGGCAAGTGCCGGTACATGGACAACGGTATGATCCTTGGATCAAGTTGGCCAATATTATCGAAGATATTCGCCAGTTAGCAACGACGCCAGATCTGATTGTCTTTACGGGCGATTTGATTCATGATGGCAGTACGGATGATTACCAGCGGTTACATGCAATTGTGCATACAATGGAAGCAGAATTTGATTGCCATGTCAGAGTACTCTTGGGGAATCATGATCGACGAGCGGCTTTTTATGATGGCTATTTACCGGCTGATCCAGGACCGTACTACGCGAATCGGATGCGGATCGGTAATAATGATTTTTATTTCTTGGATTCTAAAGTCAGTGGCTATGAGGCAGGTTGGTTGCCGCCAGCTCAACTCCAGTGGCTGGGCAAGCATTTACGTCAAGCACCAACTAAGCGGGCATTTCTATTCTTACATCATCCGTTAGATGGGCCGACGATGACGAATATGCACTATGCCATCTTACAGAATACGCCAGCCTTATTATCGGTGTTGCGAGGGCATAATTTGGGTGGGGTATTTGCCGGACACGTCCATTTTGTATCAAACTATTTGATCGGCGACAATATTTTAAATGTGGTTGCGGGCTCGGCGGCTTACGCTATTGACTGTCATGATCCGCATCACCATTACATTTATGAGGGGAGCAGTTACCAAATCATTACAATTGACCGTGGCCAAGTTGGGGTGACCACGCGCCAGCTGTTGCATGGTAAGACCGTTATTGATGAACTAACGATTCCGAACACGAATTTTGTGGAGCGGGTGCCCAAAGGATATGAATCAAGATAG
- a CDS encoding GNAT family N-acetyltransferase: MFVGPHVVLAVPQPEDFDEISDWYTDADFVRKMDTVAARPLTGEDLERTYRNLDRHTEYYFHIHSLEDDHLLGFVTLFNIEWNNQVAQLAIAIGDPEERGHGYGTEALNLILNYAFNELNLYKVCLDVIATNPAAIAVYQNSGFEFEGTNKRAIKRDGQRIDLYHMGLFAADFQPRITLN, translated from the coding sequence ATGTTTGTTGGACCCCACGTGGTCCTGGCAGTACCCCAGCCCGAAGATTTCGATGAGATTAGTGACTGGTATACTGATGCCGATTTTGTCCGTAAAATGGATACCGTCGCTGCCAGACCGCTTACTGGCGAAGACCTTGAACGGACTTATCGCAATCTTGATCGTCACACGGAATACTACTTTCATATTCATAGCTTAGAAGACGACCACTTACTCGGGTTCGTCACTCTTTTTAATATTGAGTGGAATAATCAGGTCGCCCAATTAGCAATTGCGATTGGCGATCCAGAAGAACGTGGTCATGGCTACGGCACCGAAGCACTTAACTTGATCTTGAACTATGCTTTTAATGAATTGAACCTCTATAAAGTCTGTTTGGACGTCATCGCAACAAACCCTGCTGCGATCGCTGTTTACCAAAATAGCGGCTTTGAATTTGAAGGTACCAATAAGCGTGCCATCAAGCGTGACGGACAACGGATTGACCTTTACCACATGGGATTATTTGCAGCCGATTTCCAGCCACGCATCACTTTAAACTAA
- a CDS encoding CidA/LrgA family protein, which translates to MKKGAFIKQIVIYGLILLASSLIANLANKLWPAFPMPTPLIGMIMLYLLLTFKVVKLEQVAGVSNFFVQFISLIFIPSGIALVTKLDVLKAEGVQIVIVIIISTLMLLLFTAGIAWILIQVKEWFIARRTDANIEVEED; encoded by the coding sequence ATGAAAAAAGGCGCATTTATTAAGCAAATTGTTATTTACGGTCTGATTTTGTTAGCAAGCAGTTTAATTGCTAACTTAGCTAACAAGCTTTGGCCGGCGTTTCCGATGCCAACACCATTAATTGGCATGATTATGTTATATCTATTGCTAACGTTCAAAGTAGTTAAGCTAGAACAGGTGGCAGGTGTTAGTAATTTCTTCGTCCAATTTATTAGTTTGATCTTCATTCCTTCAGGGATCGCGCTGGTTACTAAGTTGGACGTGTTAAAAGCCGAAGGGGTTCAGATCGTCATTGTGATTATTATTTCAACGCTGATGTTATTGCTCTTTACAGCTGGCATCGCGTGGATTTTGATTCAAGTTAAAGAGTGGTTCATTGCTCGACGGACTGATGCTAATATTGAAGTTGAGGAAGATTAA
- a CDS encoding LrgB family protein, producing MSYLLNNPFFGIGLTVLVYGIGEYLYHKTNRFVLFQPLFFGMLLGIGLLVLIASILKAPVQKVYEAYQVGGDWLFWFVAPATVSFAVPLYKRNDIFKKHWDVIVIALAIGLGLSLFGIYGVSRLLGLTDAALGAMLVQAATTAIALPVAESVGGDQAIAAFAVILNSVLIYALGDHFIRWFKLHKNPLGAGLGFGIAGNAVGATKAIEVSEAAGATGAIAFVIAGILVNFMVPGFAQLIGLG from the coding sequence GTGAGTTATCTTCTCAATAATCCGTTTTTCGGGATCGGGTTGACGGTCTTGGTTTATGGGATTGGCGAGTATTTGTATCACAAAACAAATCGCTTTGTGCTATTCCAACCGCTGTTCTTTGGAATGTTGCTCGGGATTGGTTTATTGGTATTGATTGCGTCGATTCTCAAGGCACCCGTGCAAAAAGTATATGAAGCGTACCAGGTTGGTGGTGATTGGCTGTTCTGGTTTGTCGCACCGGCCACCGTCTCGTTTGCAGTACCGCTATATAAGCGAAATGACATCTTCAAGAAGCATTGGGATGTAATCGTGATTGCGTTAGCCATTGGATTAGGACTATCATTATTTGGCATTTACGGTGTTTCACGTTTACTCGGACTGACGGATGCCGCATTAGGTGCCATGTTGGTGCAAGCAGCCACGACGGCGATCGCCTTACCGGTGGCCGAATCAGTAGGTGGGGATCAAGCTATTGCGGCGTTTGCAGTGATTCTAAACTCTGTATTGATTTATGCTTTAGGTGATCATTTTATCCGTTGGTTTAAATTACACAAGAATCCACTAGGCGCCGGATTAGGATTTGGCATCGCTGGTAATGCGGTGGGAGCAACTAAGGCGATTGAGGTCAGCGAAGCCGCTGGTGCCACTGGCGCGATTGCGTTTGTGATTGCTGGTATTTTAGTTAATTTCATGGTTCCAGGCTTTGCACAGTTGATTGGTTTAGGTTAG